One Elusimicrobiales bacterium genomic region harbors:
- a CDS encoding histone deacetylase, with protein MKLVATEKYSVNLGGHVFSPDKFWRAAQILLEREVVLPRGIIAPEMPSRRELLSAHDGQWLDKLDALTLSEREKALAEMPVTKETVAAHKLACGGTIAACKLALNDGLGLHAGGGGHHAFRDCGGGFCLFNDIAVAVNALNKRAVVIDLDAHQGNGTAEIFRDSKDVFTFSMHGRDIFPEEKAQSSLDIAFPAGTGFVPYFSALEENLPRILDLHRPELAVYLAGADVYEKDALGCFALSMQEIIARDEFAARQCRARHIPLAVVLGGGYGADAAIIHANTLQTVSEVYKI; from the coding sequence ATGAAGCTGGTCGCAACCGAAAAATACTCGGTAAATCTGGGCGGGCATGTTTTTTCGCCGGACAAGTTCTGGCGGGCGGCGCAAATTCTGCTGGAGCGGGAAGTTGTGTTGCCGCGCGGCATTATCGCGCCGGAAATGCCGTCCCGGCGGGAGCTTTTGTCCGCGCACGACGGGCAATGGCTGGACAAGCTGGACGCCCTGACGCTTTCGGAGCGGGAAAAGGCGCTTGCCGAAATGCCGGTTACAAAAGAGACTGTCGCCGCGCATAAACTGGCCTGCGGCGGCACGATAGCGGCCTGCAAGCTGGCGCTAAATGACGGGCTGGGGCTTCATGCCGGAGGCGGCGGGCATCACGCATTCCGCGATTGCGGCGGCGGCTTCTGCCTGTTCAACGATATAGCGGTCGCCGTAAACGCATTGAACAAGCGCGCGGTCGTCATAGACCTTGACGCGCATCAGGGCAACGGCACGGCGGAGATTTTCCGCGACAGCAAGGATGTGTTCACCTTCTCCATGCACGGGCGGGATATTTTCCCGGAGGAGAAGGCCCAAAGCTCGCTTGATATCGCGTTCCCCGCGGGAACCGGCTTTGTGCCGTATTTCTCCGCGCTTGAGGAAAACCTTCCGCGCATACTGGACCTGCACAGGCCGGAACTGGCGGTATACCTGGCCGGGGCGGATGTTTACGAAAAAGACGCGCTGGGCTGTTTCGCGCTTTCAATGCAGGAAATCATCGCGCGGGACGAATTTGCGGCGCGCCAGTGCAGGGCCCGGCATATCCCGCTGGCGGTGGTTCTGGGCGGCGGCTACGGCGCGGACGCCGCCATAATTCACGCGAACACACTGCAAACCGTCTCCGAAGTTTATAAGATATAG